From a region of the Streptomyces tirandamycinicus genome:
- a CDS encoding LCP family protein — protein sequence MEDQSKGRIRGTGHRRRPAGARRRAARLAAWSVAGLVLAGGSGLGWVYLKLDGNIQGVDISGRLGSDRPDDVDNGSMDILVLGSDSRAGANGEYGRDEGGARSDTAMIVHIYEGHRKAAVVSVPRDTLVDRPRCTDGRGDSVPGERRAMFNTAYEVGGPACAVKTVEQISGIRMDHYLEVDFTGFKKLVDELGGVEITTTEAISDSKSHLDLPPGTHTLSGDQALGLVRTRKAVGNGSDLGRIQLQQAFVKALIQQVKDVGVLSDPKKLYDLVDTATQAITPDSELDSVQELVGFANGLKGLGADDVQMITLPVAYDERDPNRVVPLEKQSEQVWAALRADLPIPASVTEGTADGQAAGIVE from the coding sequence ATGGAGGACCAGAGCAAGGGCCGAATACGCGGGACGGGCCACCGCCGCAGGCCGGCCGGCGCGCGGCGCCGGGCCGCGAGGCTCGCCGCGTGGTCCGTGGCCGGGCTGGTACTCGCCGGGGGATCGGGGCTCGGCTGGGTCTACCTCAAGCTCGACGGCAACATCCAGGGCGTCGACATCAGCGGCCGGCTCGGCAGCGACCGCCCGGACGACGTCGACAACGGCTCCATGGACATCCTCGTCCTCGGCTCCGACTCCCGGGCCGGCGCGAACGGCGAGTACGGCAGGGACGAAGGCGGCGCCCGCTCCGACACGGCGATGATCGTGCACATATACGAGGGGCACCGGAAGGCCGCCGTCGTCTCCGTGCCCCGCGACACCCTCGTCGACCGGCCCCGCTGCACCGACGGCAGGGGCGACAGCGTCCCCGGCGAGCGCCGCGCCATGTTCAACACGGCGTACGAGGTCGGCGGACCGGCCTGCGCGGTGAAGACCGTCGAGCAGATCTCCGGCATCCGCATGGACCACTACCTGGAGGTCGACTTCACCGGCTTCAAGAAGCTCGTGGACGAGCTCGGCGGAGTGGAGATCACCACGACCGAGGCGATCAGCGACTCCAAGAGCCATCTCGACCTCCCGCCGGGCACGCACACGCTCAGCGGAGACCAGGCCCTCGGGCTGGTGCGCACCCGCAAGGCCGTCGGCAACGGCAGCGACCTCGGCCGGATCCAGCTGCAGCAGGCCTTTGTCAAGGCGCTGATACAGCAGGTCAAGGACGTGGGAGTGCTCAGCGACCCGAAGAAGCTGTACGACCTGGTCGACACCGCCACGCAGGCGATCACGCCCGACTCCGAGCTCGACTCGGTCCAGGAGCTCGTGGGCTTCGCGAACGGCCTCAAGGGCCTCGGCGCCGACGACGTTCAAATGATCACCCTGCCGGTCGCGTACGACGAACGGGACCCGAACCGCGTCGTGCCCCTGGAGAAGCAGAGCGAGCAGGTGTGGGCGGCGCTGCGCGCGGACCTGCCCATCCCCGCCTCCGTGACCGAGGGCACCGCGGACGGGCAGGCCGCGGGCATCGTGGAGTAG